A stretch of Malus sylvestris chromosome 11, drMalSylv7.2, whole genome shotgun sequence DNA encodes these proteins:
- the LOC126590599 gene encoding reactive Intermediate Deaminase A, chloroplastic-like produces the protein MAWCAARSFHMPAVDMGALRTRAPLAAVAGFASVAGSTFWRSLASSKCCASSRFACSAISTDARIKEAVHTDKTPAALGPYSQAIKVDNFVHVSDCLGLIPETGKFVSDNVVDQTEQVLKNIGEILKASGASYSSVVETTILLADWNDFKKVNEIYAKYFPSPAPARSIFQIAALPLDAKIETGCIAAL, from the exons atggcgtGGTGTGCGGCGAGGAGCTTTCACATGCCGGCGGTCGACATGGGCGCATTGCGCACCCGTGCTCCGTTAGCCGCCGTCGCGGGCTTTGCCTCGGTAGCTGGCTCCACTTTCTGGCGATCTTTGGCTTCATCGAAgtgttgt GCCTCCTCTCGCTTCGCTTGCTCAGCCATTTCCACCGACGCTC GAATTAAGGAAGCTGTTCACACAGACAAGACTCCGGCTGCATTGGGACCGTATTCTCAGGCAATCAAAGTCGACAACTTTGTCCATGTGTCGGATTGTCTTGGTCTGATTCCTGAG ACAGGGAAGTTTGTGTCGGATAATGTTGTAGATCAGACAGAGCAG GTTCTGAAAAATATTGGGGAAATACTGAAAGCAAGCGGGGCCAGCTATTCCTCTGTGGTTGAAACGACTATTCT GTTGGCTGATTGGAATGACTTCAAGAAAGTCAATGAAATCTATGCTAAAT ATTTTCCATCTCCAGCCCCAGCACGTTCAATATTTCAGATAGCGGCGCTGCCATTGGATGCCAAGATTGAAACTGGGTGCATTGCGGCACTGTAA
- the LOC126590372 gene encoding uncharacterized protein LOC126590372, producing MVWWSEFRGSNGGSGIADGNDGCGDGDSCVMLVVAVVSDGADNIGDDDGNDNNNCKGMVVVPIVGCGSWGVEVAMVVEAVVVVDHGGNGVDCGCGGGGGYDNYGNGNDNNGGCNGSCFGANGGNCGYGCSGGGSNGGGGGDDCGGSSGGNDGGGNGGGDIRLVVVMLSGDGHFVLQE from the coding sequence ATGGTGTGGTGGTCAGAGTTTAGAGGTAGCAATGGTGGCAGCGGTATTGCCGATGGCAATGATGGTTGTGGTGATGGCGATAGTTGTGTAATGCTAGTAGTTGCAGTCGTAAGTGATGGGGCCGACAATATTGGCGATGATGATGGCAATGACAACAACAATTGTAAGGGTATGGTGGTGGTGCCAATAGTGGGATGTGGTAGTTGGGGTGTAGAGGTTGCAATGGTGGTAGAGGCGGTGGTGGTTGTGGACCATGGTGGCAATGGTGTTGATTGTGGTTGTGGTGGCGGTGGCGGCTATGACAATTATGGCAACGGTAATGACAACAATGGTGGTTGTAATGGCAGTTGTTTTGGAGCTAATGGTGGCAATTGTGGTTATGGTTGTAGTGGTGGTGGCAGcaacggtggtggtggtggtgacgaTTGTGGTGGCAGTAGTGGTGGCAACGATGGTGGTGGAAATGGCGGTGGTGATATAAGGTTAGTGGTTGTAATGCTAAGTGGTGATGGTCACTTTGTTCTCCAAGAATAA